One region of Timaviella obliquedivisa GSE-PSE-MK23-08B genomic DNA includes:
- a CDS encoding DUF1232 domain-containing protein, with protein MKPKFAVPLVSKLMHNWFRNTIRHPKYGGWIIAASLAYLLSPFDISPDVLPIVGWVDDGLLATLVVAEVSQLLLDRFKNQKQSEISTVQPTV; from the coding sequence ATGAAACCTAAATTTGCAGTTCCGCTGGTTTCTAAGTTGATGCACAATTGGTTTCGCAACACCATTCGTCATCCCAAGTATGGCGGGTGGATCATTGCCGCTTCTTTAGCCTATCTCTTGAGTCCTTTTGATATCTCCCCAGATGTATTGCCGATTGTGGGTTGGGTAGATGATGGATTGTTAGCGACGTTGGTCGTTGCTGAAGTTTCTCAGCTATTGTTAGATCGATTCAAAAATCAAAAGCAGAGCGAAATTTCTACCGTTCAGCCCACTGTTTAA
- a CDS encoding CHASE2 domain-containing protein, with protein MHYEYQVGGSLKLNSPSYVTRRADTELYNAIVAGEFCYVFNARQMGKSSLRVRTQHQLKQVGIRSASLDMTSIGSQDLTPQQWYKTLAADLLRSLNLWHQVNLKLWWQEHSSISPLRQLNLLIEEIIEVHYPHEHLVIFVDEVDSALSLNFPVDDFFALIRYCYNQRADQPTYNRLTWALFGVTIPSDLMRDRHRTPFNIGRAIELQGFQEDEAVPLVAGLTTRVNNAQGVLREILHWTKGQPFLTQKLCRLVVETCDTVSRCPVIIPTGTEGYWVEQVVQSQIIANWTTQDQPEHLRTIRDRLLYNEAMAGRLLGIYQRILAGEGISNDDSPEHIELLLSGLVVSQHGILQVKNAIYQKVFNPLWVTEQLENLRPYTPKFNAWLGSQQQNESYLLQGAELQKAMVWKTNRMLSDLDYRFISASQDFAKRSVETDLAVEKLEREKAQFALKAAQDARQILLNAHQSARNSTKNLRLGRRWIAGIAAGVTGIIFVLRLTGVLQGVEWMALDRFFQLRPPAAIDARITLVEIAEADLQQIGQYPMSDRVLATSLKNLQQYQPQSIGLDIYRDLSTAPGQTELNQIFQNSDNIIGIHKITGERVGQSPILMERQQVGFADQVLDGDGKVRRALLSVRAEGKVQFSLGLRLAIDYLKTKGIVPQPRSHHSRQMQLGKAILIPFRSDDGGYVRTDAAGYQILMNFRGTRQQFVTLSMTDVLANRIPAESVRDRIVLIGYTAESVNDLFQTSYSNRIVGVPTQMSGVVLHANAISQLIDAALGERPLLKVLDEPIEWLWIFLSATVGAALAWQIKTSRVIAIAGVMAIVGIVGGAYLAFLQGWWLPMIPASLGLAIAAVVLPNIATQQLEKIQLRQTVRLLVSATHQHSTAGRIAIEYLKQSESKENQKLIEEFLVREFYQQI; from the coding sequence ATGCACTACGAATATCAGGTTGGGGGCAGTCTCAAACTAAACTCTCCTAGCTATGTAACTCGCCGGGCTGACACTGAACTGTACAACGCCATTGTTGCAGGTGAGTTTTGCTACGTTTTTAATGCACGCCAAATGGGTAAGTCTAGCTTGCGCGTCAGGACACAGCACCAACTAAAACAGGTAGGCATTCGTTCTGCATCGTTAGATATGACCAGTATTGGCAGCCAAGATCTAACGCCTCAGCAGTGGTATAAAACCTTAGCAGCCGACTTGTTACGGAGCCTTAACTTGTGGCATCAGGTGAACCTGAAACTCTGGTGGCAAGAGCACAGTAGTATTTCTCCGCTACGGCAGTTAAATCTATTAATAGAGGAAATTATTGAGGTTCATTATCCCCATGAGCATCTGGTGATTTTTGTCGATGAGGTGGATAGTGCTTTGAGTTTGAACTTTCCAGTCGATGACTTTTTTGCACTAATTCGCTATTGCTACAATCAACGCGCCGACCAACCCACCTACAACCGTCTGACTTGGGCTTTGTTTGGAGTCACAATTCCTTCTGATTTAATGCGCGATCGCCATCGCACACCCTTCAATATTGGTCGAGCGATCGAGCTACAGGGTTTTCAAGAAGACGAGGCCGTTCCTCTGGTGGCAGGCTTAACGACCAGGGTTAACAATGCTCAGGGCGTACTGCGAGAAATTTTGCACTGGACAAAAGGGCAGCCTTTTTTAACCCAAAAGCTCTGTCGGTTAGTGGTCGAGACTTGCGATACTGTCAGCCGATGCCCCGTCATCATTCCGACAGGAACCGAAGGCTATTGGGTCGAACAGGTCGTCCAGTCTCAAATTATTGCTAACTGGACAACGCAAGATCAGCCTGAGCATTTGCGCACCATCCGCGATCGTCTCCTATACAACGAAGCTATGGCAGGTCGTCTGCTCGGCATCTATCAGCGGATTTTGGCGGGCGAGGGAATTTCTAACGACGATAGTCCCGAACACATTGAGCTATTGCTGTCAGGACTCGTCGTTTCTCAACATGGCATTTTACAGGTTAAAAACGCCATCTATCAGAAGGTTTTCAACCCGTTGTGGGTGACCGAGCAACTCGAAAACCTACGTCCCTACACACCCAAATTCAACGCCTGGTTGGGGTCGCAGCAGCAAAACGAGTCCTACTTATTACAAGGGGCAGAGTTGCAAAAAGCCATGGTTTGGAAGACCAATCGAATGCTGAGCGACCTGGATTATCGTTTCATTAGTGCTAGCCAAGACTTTGCCAAGCGATCGGTTGAAACCGACCTGGCAGTAGAAAAGTTAGAGCGCGAAAAAGCACAGTTTGCTCTCAAAGCCGCTCAAGATGCTCGCCAAATTTTGTTAAATGCTCACCAATCTGCTCGCAACAGCACTAAAAATTTAAGGCTCGGGCGACGGTGGATTGCTGGAATTGCTGCGGGTGTAACGGGCATTATCTTTGTTCTACGATTAACGGGCGTGTTGCAGGGCGTAGAGTGGATGGCTCTCGATCGCTTTTTTCAACTTCGCCCTCCAGCAGCGATCGATGCGCGGATTACCTTGGTCGAGATCGCGGAGGCGGACTTACAACAAATTGGACAATATCCTATGTCCGATCGCGTCCTCGCAACATCGCTAAAAAATCTTCAGCAATACCAGCCACAGTCCATTGGGTTAGATATTTATCGAGATTTATCAACTGCGCCCGGTCAAACTGAGCTTAATCAAATATTTCAAAATTCTGACAATATTATTGGGATTCATAAAATTACTGGCGAACGAGTGGGACAGTCGCCAATTTTGATGGAGCGTCAGCAAGTAGGATTTGCTGACCAAGTTTTAGATGGTGACGGTAAAGTCCGCCGTGCTTTACTTTCAGTCCGCGCTGAAGGAAAGGTGCAGTTTAGTTTAGGGCTACGGTTGGCGATCGATTATCTTAAAACTAAGGGGATCGTTCCTCAACCCCGCTCCCATCACTCCCGTCAAATGCAATTGGGGAAGGCAATCTTGATACCCTTTCGCTCGGACGATGGCGGCTACGTGCGCACAGATGCAGCAGGATACCAAATTTTGATGAATTTTCGAGGGACACGGCAGCAATTTGTGACGCTGTCGATGACAGATGTATTAGCAAATCGTATTCCTGCTGAAAGCGTGCGCGATCGCATTGTGCTGATTGGCTATACTGCCGAAAGCGTTAACGACTTGTTCCAAACTTCCTATAGCAATCGAATTGTTGGAGTTCCGACTCAAATGTCGGGCGTTGTTCTCCATGCTAATGCAATCAGTCAGTTAATAGATGCGGCTTTAGGGGAACGTCCGCTTCTAAAAGTCTTAGATGAGCCTATAGAGTGGCTATGGATTTTCCTGAGCGCGACGGTGGGCGCGGCTTTGGCTTGGCAGATCAAAACATCCAGAGTAATCGCCATTGCAGGAGTAATGGCGATCGTCGGAATAGTGGGCGGAGCTTATTTGGCATTTCTGCAAGGGTGGTGGCTGCCCATGATACCCGCAAGCCTCGGCTTGGCGATCGCGGCAGTTGTTTTACCCAACATTGCCACCCAACAATTAGAAAAAATTCAACTCCGCCAAACCGTTCGTTTACTGGTTTCTGCAACTCATCAACATTCTACTGCCGGGCGAATTGCGATTGAATATCTCAAACAATCGGAAAGCAAAGAGAACCAAAAACTCATTGAAGAATTCTTAGTGCGCGAATTTTATCAACAGATTTAA
- a CDS encoding ChaN family lipoprotein — MKKSIKFLAWTIACLLFWSPSALAQAVSWCSDTAVVDQQAVTDQQAVLMDLARARVVYLGETHDAIADHQGQLQIIQALYQRDQRMAIALEMFQRPYQPFLDQYLAGEITELELQKQSEYDSRWGFPWEYYAPILRFAKAHQLPLIALNVPTEITRKVAREGLESLTLSDRQWIPPDSEIRTDNAVAYRQMIQAVYEEIHQGRSASSSFDRFFLAQVLWDETMAEGIANFSQAKPNHQVIVLAGEGHLVYGYGIPSRVARRVAGIIQRSVIINPDEGMEVEGVISSTNPQGITDYFWLSDSCRS; from the coding sequence ATGAAAAAATCTATTAAGTTCCTGGCTTGGACGATCGCTTGTTTACTCTTTTGGAGCCCGTCTGCGTTAGCTCAGGCGGTTTCTTGGTGTTCGGATACAGCTGTGGTTGATCAGCAAGCCGTGACTGATCAGCAGGCAGTGCTAATGGATCTAGCTCGAGCAAGAGTGGTTTATCTTGGTGAAACCCATGATGCTATTGCCGATCATCAAGGACAATTACAAATTATTCAGGCGCTATATCAGCGAGATCAGCGCATGGCGATCGCTCTGGAGATGTTTCAGCGTCCTTACCAACCTTTTCTTGATCAATACCTAGCAGGCGAAATTACTGAATTAGAACTTCAGAAACAGAGCGAGTATGACTCACGGTGGGGCTTTCCTTGGGAGTACTATGCGCCTATTCTGCGATTTGCTAAAGCGCATCAGTTACCCCTAATTGCCCTCAACGTCCCAACCGAAATTACTCGCAAGGTTGCTAGAGAGGGACTAGAGTCTCTGACCCTAAGCGATCGCCAATGGATTCCACCGGACTCAGAAATTCGCACGGATAACGCCGTCGCCTATCGACAAATGATTCAAGCCGTTTATGAAGAGATTCACCAGGGGCGGAGCGCCAGCAGCAGCTTCGATCGCTTTTTTCTGGCGCAAGTTTTATGGGATGAGACAATGGCAGAGGGTATTGCCAATTTCTCTCAAGCAAAGCCAAATCACCAAGTCATTGTACTGGCAGGGGAGGGTCATTTGGTTTATGGCTATGGCATTCCTAGCCGGGTGGCTCGACGGGTGGCAGGCATTATTCAGCGATCGGTGATTATCAATCCTGATGAAGGGATGGAAGTAGAGGGCGTAATTTCTTCGACCAATCCGCAGGGAATCACCGATTATTTTTGGTTAAGTGATAGCTGTAGGTCTTAG